A region of Dysgonomonadaceae bacterium PH5-43 DNA encodes the following proteins:
- a CDS encoding hypothetical protein (product_source=Hypo-rule applied; cath_funfam=3.40.50.720; superfamily=51430; transmembrane_helix_parts=Outside_1_3,TMhelix_4_26,Inside_27_88) encodes MKASYYLGGLALGILAGGVVGYIVASNPRNRVRVRRFFNDVEDKAKDISDKVKCACGYNGGDLTEEELLEIETVLANEAIADAQAKAK; translated from the coding sequence ATGAAAGCAAGTTATTATTTAGGCGGGTTGGCTTTAGGGATTTTAGCAGGAGGTGTTGTTGGCTACATAGTAGCGAGTAATCCAAGAAACAGAGTTAGAGTAAGGCGTTTCTTTAACGATGTTGAAGATAAAGCAAAAGACATTAGCGATAAGGTAAAGTGCGCCTGTGGCTATAATGGAGGAGACTTAACGGAAGAAGAGCTGTTAGAGATTGAAACTGTTTTGGCTAACGAAGCCATTGCTGATGCACAAGCTAAAGCTAAATAG
- a CDS encoding cation:H+ antiporter (product_source=KO:K07301; cog=COG0530; ko=KO:K07301; pfam=PF01699; superfamily=103436,81330; tigrfam=TIGR00367; transmembrane_helix_parts=Outside_1_4,TMhelix_5_27,Inside_28_33,TMhelix_34_56,Outside_57_70,TMhelix_71_90,Inside_91_102,TMhelix_103_122,Outside_123_126,TMhelix_127_144,Inside_145_159,TMhelix_160_179,Outside_180_198,TMhelix_199_221,Inside_222_227,TMhelix_228_250,Outside_251_264,TMhelix_265_283,Inside_284_303,TMhelix_304_326,Outside_327_327), translating to MEYLLLVGGLVLLVVSGNYLIEAAVGIAQKFKLSPLIIGMTIVAFGTSAPELMVSVQAALGNHSEMALGNVLGSNIVNIGLILGVTALILPIRVEAKSIKVDWSFLMTISILLVALAWGGSFGRVEGAIAVCLLLLFTVYSIYSSRKDSVQEEYESPKKSFLFNIIIFVVACVGIAYGADFMVQGATVIASNLGVSERIISIFIIGVGTSLPELTASLVAAIKKEDSMSLGNIIGSNIFNTLSVLGITAIIKPITFTDANFHSDFIWMLVFTLLLYVGMINVKQNIKETERTKKPIKLFNTGNGIIGRLFGVLLIAVYACYIASQFL from the coding sequence ATGGAGTATTTATTGTTAGTAGGCGGACTTGTTTTATTGGTTGTAAGTGGTAATTATTTAATTGAGGCGGCTGTAGGTATTGCTCAGAAGTTTAAGCTATCGCCTCTGATTATCGGTATGACTATTGTTGCTTTCGGAACTTCGGCTCCCGAACTTATGGTTAGTGTGCAGGCTGCTTTGGGCAATCACTCCGAAATGGCTTTGGGTAATGTGTTGGGGTCGAATATAGTTAATATCGGACTTATATTAGGAGTTACGGCTCTTATACTTCCTATAAGGGTGGAAGCAAAGTCGATAAAGGTCGATTGGTCTTTCCTTATGACAATATCGATATTGCTTGTAGCTTTGGCTTGGGGTGGTAGTTTTGGTAGAGTAGAGGGTGCTATTGCTGTTTGTTTATTGCTATTGTTTACGGTATATTCTATTTATAGCAGTAGAAAAGATAGCGTACAGGAAGAATACGAGAGTCCGAAGAAGTCTTTCTTGTTTAACATAATTATATTCGTTGTTGCTTGTGTGGGTATAGCTTACGGAGCCGACTTTATGGTGCAAGGAGCTACTGTTATAGCTTCAAATTTAGGGGTTTCGGAACGAATAATATCTATATTTATAATAGGAGTAGGCACAAGTTTACCCGAACTTACAGCTTCGTTGGTGGCTGCTATAAAGAAAGAAGACAGTATGTCGCTTGGTAATATTATAGGTTCTAATATATTCAATACATTATCGGTATTGGGCATAACAGCAATTATAAAGCCAATTACGTTTACCGATGCAAACTTTCACTCCGACTTTATTTGGATGCTTGTTTTTACTCTTCTTCTTTATGTTGGAATGATAAATGTGAAACAAAACATAAAAGAAACCGAACGAACTAAAAAGCCCATTAAATTATTTAATACGGGCAATGGTATAATAGGTCGCCTTTTTGGTGTATTGTTAATTGCAGTATACGCTTGCTATATAGCCTCTCAGTTTCTGTAA
- a CDS encoding nitroimidazol reductase NimA-like FMN-containing flavoprotein (pyridoxamine 5'-phosphate oxidase superfamily) (product_source=COG3467; cog=COG3467; ko=KO:K07005; pfam=PF12900; superfamily=50475), which translates to MMKSNVRFNNDSVRRRERLLEEKEAINLLRIGEYGVLSMVENIEGEIGGYGIPLNYVWDGNNSIYFHCAPEGYKLNCLRENSMVSFCVVGHTKVISNKFTTAYESIIVRGSICMNLTEEECRQALILVLDKYSPADKEIGLKYIEKSFHRTNIIRLDIKEMSGKTKRIN; encoded by the coding sequence ATGATGAAAAGTAATGTTAGGTTTAATAACGACTCTGTTCGCCGACGCGAACGTTTATTGGAAGAAAAAGAAGCAATAAACTTATTACGCATAGGAGAGTATGGTGTGCTTTCTATGGTTGAAAATATTGAAGGAGAAATAGGAGGTTATGGTATTCCTCTTAACTACGTTTGGGACGGTAATAATTCCATCTATTTTCATTGTGCACCCGAAGGATATAAATTAAATTGTTTGAGAGAAAATTCGATGGTGTCATTCTGTGTAGTGGGGCATACAAAGGTTATATCAAATAAGTTCACTACTGCATACGAAAGCATTATAGTTAGAGGCTCGATATGTATGAACCTAACAGAAGAAGAATGTCGACAGGCTTTAATATTAGTGTTAGATAAATATTCGCCTGCCGACAAAGAAATAGGATTAAAGTATATCGAAAAATCTTTTCACCGAACAAATATAATACGACTTGATATTAAAGAGATGTCGGGAAAAACGAAAAGAATAAATTAA
- a CDS encoding uncharacterized protein (DUF1015 family) (product_source=COG4198; cath_funfam=2.30.30.100; cog=COG4198; pfam=PF06245; superfamily=110849,50182), producing the protein MAVIKPFKGVRPPKEFVVEVASRPYDVLSSEEAREEAKGNEKSLYHIIKPEIDFPVGKDEHDADVYDKAAENFKMFQNKGWLVQDNKENYYVYAQTMNGRTQYGLVVGSYVDDYMKGNIKKHELTRKDKEEDRMKHVRVNDANIEPVFFAYPENPELDAIVQDVVKNKTPEYDFVSEDKIGHHFWVIDNEDKIKKITELFAQIPYLYIADGHHRSAAAALVGAEKAKNNPNHTGNEEYNYFMAVCFPADQLMIMDYNRVVKDINGLSDEEFLKALSEDFIIEDKGTSIYRPDKLHNFALYINKHWYSLDAKPGTYNDNDPIGVLDVTISSNLILDKILGMKDLRTDKRIDFVGGLRGLEELSRRVDSGEMKAALALYPVSMKQLMDIADTGNIMPPKTTWFEPKLRSGLVIHKLS; encoded by the coding sequence ATGGCAGTAATTAAACCTTTTAAGGGAGTGCGTCCTCCTAAAGAATTTGTAGTAGAAGTAGCTTCTCGTCCTTACGATGTGCTTAGTTCTGAAGAAGCTCGCGAAGAGGCTAAAGGTAACGAAAAGTCGTTGTACCATATTATTAAGCCAGAAATTGATTTCCCAGTAGGGAAAGACGAACACGATGCTGATGTTTATGATAAAGCAGCCGAAAACTTCAAAATGTTTCAAAACAAAGGCTGGTTGGTGCAAGATAACAAAGAAAACTATTACGTTTATGCTCAAACTATGAATGGGCGTACACAATATGGCTTAGTAGTAGGGTCGTATGTAGATGACTATATGAAAGGTAATATTAAAAAGCACGAACTAACTCGTAAAGATAAGGAAGAAGATAGAATGAAGCACGTTAGAGTAAACGATGCTAATATAGAACCTGTGTTTTTTGCTTATCCGGAAAATCCCGAGTTAGACGCTATTGTTCAAGATGTTGTGAAGAATAAAACTCCAGAATACGACTTTGTTTCGGAAGATAAAATAGGTCATCACTTCTGGGTAATAGATAACGAAGATAAGATTAAAAAGATTACTGAGTTGTTTGCTCAAATACCTTATTTATATATAGCAGACGGACATCATCGCTCGGCAGCGGCTGCATTAGTTGGAGCAGAAAAAGCCAAAAACAATCCAAACCATACAGGCAACGAAGAGTATAACTACTTTATGGCTGTGTGTTTCCCTGCCGATCAGCTTATGATTATGGATTATAATCGTGTGGTAAAAGATATTAACGGATTGTCGGACGAAGAGTTCCTTAAAGCCCTATCAGAAGATTTTATTATAGAAGACAAAGGTACAAGTATTTATCGTCCTGATAAGTTACATAATTTCGCATTGTATATTAATAAACACTGGTATTCGTTAGATGCTAAGCCAGGAACTTATAACGATAACGATCCTATAGGAGTGTTAGATGTAACAATTTCGTCGAATCTTATTTTAGATAAGATATTAGGAATGAAAGACCTACGCACTGATAAACGTATCGACTTTGTTGGCGGTTTACGCGGACTTGAAGAGTTGTCGCGCCGAGTAGATAGTGGGGAAATGAAAGCAGCTTTAGCTCTTTATCCTGTTTCTATGAAACAACTAATGGATATTGCTGATACAGGTAATATTATGCCTCCCAAAACAACTTGGTTTGAGCCAAAACTTCGTTCGGGTTTAGTTATACACAAGTTGAGCTAA
- a CDS encoding ATP-binding cassette subfamily F protein 3 (product_source=KO:K06158; cath_funfam=3.40.50.300; cog=COG0488; ko=KO:K06158; pfam=PF00005,PF12848; smart=SM00382; superfamily=52540): MLIVEGLKVEFGGQTLFDNINFIINKKDKIALVGKNGAGKSTMLKILAGVNKSYKGSVTGPDGMTIGYLPQVMEVSDTKTVREEASQAFAPIFDLQSEIEDMNKQLETRTDYESDSYSDLINRFTAAHERLAGIENINFEGDVEKTLMGLGFKRSDLDMPTNAFSGGWRMRIELAKLLLQNPDVMLLDEPTNHLDIETIGWLENFINTQANAVVLISHDRRFIDSVTNRTIELTLGKIYDYKVNFTTYQQLREERRQQQLHAWEAQQKQIAEIEEFIERFRAQAAKAVLVQSRIRQLEKMERVHIDEEDKAHIRIKFQPATRSGNYPLTVEQVTKHYDDYLVFENASLMISRGEKVALAGKNGEGKSTFVKCVMGETNYSGNIMLGHNVKIGYFAQNQAQLLDEDLTVFETIDQVAEGDIRTQIRSILGAFLFGRDDSDKKVKVLSGGERTRLAMIKLLLEPVNLLILDEPTNHLDLKTKEILKNALLDYDGTVILVSHDRDFLDGLVTKVFEFSDKRVREHIGGVNEYLDSKNN, encoded by the coding sequence ATGTTGATTGTTGAAGGCTTAAAGGTTGAATTTGGTGGACAAACTCTTTTTGATAATATAAATTTCATTATTAATAAGAAAGACAAGATAGCTTTAGTTGGAAAAAACGGTGCTGGCAAAAGCACTATGCTTAAAATACTTGCAGGAGTAAACAAAAGCTACAAAGGGAGCGTAACTGGTCCTGATGGAATGACTATTGGTTATCTACCTCAAGTTATGGAAGTGTCTGACACTAAAACCGTAAGAGAAGAAGCATCGCAAGCCTTTGCTCCCATATTTGATTTACAAAGCGAAATAGAAGATATGAATAAACAGTTAGAAACTCGCACTGATTACGAGTCTGACAGTTATTCCGACCTTATTAATCGCTTTACGGCAGCTCACGAACGACTTGCAGGAATAGAAAACATAAACTTTGAAGGTGATGTAGAAAAAACTCTTATGGGGTTAGGGTTTAAGCGTAGCGACTTAGATATGCCTACCAATGCTTTTAGTGGGGGTTGGCGTATGCGCATCGAACTTGCAAAACTTCTACTTCAAAACCCCGACGTGATGTTGCTTGATGAGCCTACCAATCACTTAGATATAGAAACTATTGGCTGGTTAGAAAACTTTATAAATACACAAGCTAATGCTGTTGTTCTTATTTCGCACGACCGACGATTTATCGACTCGGTTACTAATAGAACTATAGAACTTACGCTTGGTAAGATATACGACTATAAAGTAAACTTTACTACCTATCAACAACTAAGAGAAGAACGCAGACAACAACAGCTACACGCCTGGGAGGCTCAACAGAAACAAATTGCCGAGATAGAAGAGTTTATTGAACGTTTTAGAGCTCAAGCTGCTAAGGCGGTATTGGTGCAATCGAGAATACGTCAATTAGAAAAGATGGAGCGTGTACATATCGACGAAGAGGATAAGGCTCATATCAGAATAAAGTTTCAACCTGCTACTCGTTCGGGCAACTACCCTCTTACCGTAGAACAGGTTACTAAGCATTACGACGATTATTTAGTATTCGAAAATGCAAGTCTTATGATTTCTCGTGGCGAGAAAGTAGCTCTTGCTGGGAAAAACGGAGAAGGGAAATCTACTTTCGTTAAGTGTGTTATGGGCGAAACTAATTACTCTGGCAATATAATGCTCGGACATAATGTAAAGATTGGATACTTCGCTCAAAACCAAGCTCAACTGTTAGACGAAGACTTAACTGTTTTTGAAACTATCGACCAAGTAGCCGAAGGTGATATTCGAACTCAGATTAGAAGTATATTAGGTGCTTTCTTATTTGGGAGAGACGACTCCGACAAAAAGGTGAAAGTATTATCGGGAGGAGAAAGAACCCGACTGGCTATGATAAAGCTTCTTTTAGAACCCGTAAATCTTCTTATCTTAGATGAGCCTACTAATCACTTAGACTTAAAAACTAAAGAAATTCTAAAGAATGCTTTGCTCGATTACGATGGAACCGTTATACTCGTTTCGCACGACCGCGACTTCTTAGACGGATTAGTAACTAAAGTTTTTGAATTTTCCGACAAACGAGTAAGAGAACACATAGGCGGTGTGAATGAGTATTTAGATAGCAAAAACAATTAG
- a CDS encoding hypothetical protein (product_source=Hypo-rule applied; superfamily=50370) has product MNSLIKKLCLLILPLLLVSCNDDDNYLDSLYSAIQGTWLVSTSSYNNDDVLYTTQNTFEFQEDGNAYDRTIRYKEQKGEETTQEVVNEIHYTYLLDIENHRIYLNINGAHTYTCIVTSLTAKKMEISILDKWNNGKKQTWTRM; this is encoded by the coding sequence ATGAACTCTTTAATTAAAAAACTTTGCTTACTTATTTTACCTTTACTTCTCGTATCTTGCAATGACGACGACAACTACCTCGATTCTCTTTATAGTGCTATACAAGGCACTTGGTTGGTTAGCACTTCTTCATACAACAACGATGATGTTTTATACACAACTCAAAATACTTTTGAGTTTCAGGAAGACGGGAATGCTTACGACAGAACAATAAGATATAAAGAACAGAAAGGAGAAGAAACCACTCAAGAGGTAGTGAACGAAATACATTATACCTATCTGTTAGATATTGAAAACCATCGCATATACTTAAACATAAATGGCGCTCATACGTATACCTGTATCGTAACCTCTCTTACTGCAAAGAAGATGGAAATTTCTATCTTAGATAAGTGGAACAATGGTAAAAAACAAACTTGGACTCGAATGTAA
- a CDS encoding uncharacterized membrane-anchored protein YitT (DUF2179 family) (product_source=COG1284; cog=COG1284; pfam=PF02588,PF10035; transmembrane_helix_parts=Inside_1_20,TMhelix_21_43,Outside_44_62,TMhelix_63_85,Inside_86_97,TMhelix_98_117,Outside_118_126,TMhelix_127_149,Inside_150_169,TMhelix_170_192,Outside_193_298), whose protein sequence is MLQKLLPVNSSLREGIKDYSFIVVGAFLQALGYVLFIAPSNIVPGGVYGISIALHHVTAGKFSAFPDGLPLGTMALCMNIPLMILAMKKLGLASGPKTVVTFLLISIFTDILSFVFGGEPLVEGDKFLSCFYGGALLGLGVACVFAAQSTSAGTDVLARVLAKNSNQKVSDLVLIVDSIVVLFGLIVFRDWAVPLYSLFTILVYAKTVEMFQPENPKRAVFIVSKKNKEVKEVVVDKLKMRGTYIHGRGMYEGAETDIIFTITDRKDLRKLKDEVKEVDPKAFISTMHASQDSPRPGI, encoded by the coding sequence ATGTTACAAAAACTTTTGCCAGTAAATAGTTCTCTTAGAGAGGGTATAAAAGACTATTCATTTATTGTAGTTGGAGCCTTTCTGCAAGCTTTGGGTTATGTGCTTTTTATAGCTCCATCTAATATTGTGCCTGGTGGGGTTTATGGTATTTCAATTGCATTGCATCACGTTACGGCAGGAAAGTTTAGTGCTTTCCCCGATGGCTTGCCTCTCGGAACAATGGCTTTGTGTATGAATATTCCGTTAATGATATTAGCTATGAAGAAGTTGGGTCTTGCTTCGGGTCCTAAAACTGTTGTTACGTTTTTGCTTATATCCATATTTACCGATATATTGTCTTTTGTTTTTGGAGGAGAACCTTTGGTTGAGGGCGATAAGTTTCTTTCGTGTTTCTATGGTGGTGCTTTATTAGGACTGGGAGTTGCTTGTGTTTTTGCAGCACAAAGCACGAGTGCCGGTACTGATGTTTTGGCTCGTGTATTGGCTAAAAACTCCAATCAAAAGGTTAGTGATTTAGTTCTTATAGTAGATTCGATTGTAGTTTTGTTTGGGTTGATAGTTTTTAGAGATTGGGCTGTGCCTTTATATTCTTTATTCACAATACTTGTATACGCTAAAACGGTAGAGATGTTTCAGCCCGAAAACCCTAAGCGTGCTGTGTTTATTGTTTCTAAGAAAAACAAAGAAGTAAAAGAGGTTGTTGTTGATAAATTAAAAATGAGAGGCACTTACATTCACGGTAGGGGAATGTATGAAGGAGCTGAAACCGACATCATCTTTACTATAACAGATAGAAAAGATCTTCGCAAGTTAAAAGATGAAGTAAAAGAGGTTGACCCCAAAGCATTTATTTCTACAATGCACGCAAGCCAAGACTCTCCACGTCCGGGTATTTAA
- a CDS encoding hydroxylamine reductase (product_source=KO:K05601; cath_funfam=1.20.1270.20,3.40.50.2030; cog=COG1151; ko=KO:K05601; pfam=PF03063; superfamily=56821; tigrfam=TIGR01703) has protein sequence MSMFCYQCQETVQNKGCTVKGVCGKTSDVANLQDLLIFLLKGISRYTVEMRKKGVEVSAQTNHFVMESLFMTITNANFDKARFVTRIKEAIVLRDKLAAEAGNITIDCDCMTWKGNTLEEMEAKATTVGVLKTENEDIRSLRELLTYGLKGMAAYAEHAVNLGFDDDTIQAFMQEALVATTQNLSADELTALVIKCGEYGVKTMALLDKANTSTYGNPEITKVNIGVRNNPAILISGHDLRDMQDLLEQTEGTGIDVYTHSEMLPAHYYPAFKKYKHFAGNYGSAWWRQNEDFESFNGVILFTTNCIVPPRSISTYADRVYTTGAAGFTGFPHIADRKEGKAKDFSKLIEHAKQCKAPTEIETGEIIGGFAHAQVFALADKVVDAVKSGAIRKFFVMAGCDGRMKNRSYYTEFAEKLPKDTVILTAGCAKYRYNKLPLGDIGGIPRVLDAGQCNDSYSLALIALKLKEVFELNDINELPIAYNIAWYEQKAVIVLLALLSLGVKNIHLGPTLPAFLSQNVAKVLIDTFGIGGITTPDEDMKMFLG, from the coding sequence ATGAGTATGTTTTGTTATCAATGTCAGGAAACAGTACAAAACAAAGGGTGTACTGTAAAAGGTGTCTGCGGAAAAACTTCCGATGTGGCTAACCTACAAGATTTATTAATCTTTTTGCTTAAAGGGATTTCTCGTTACACTGTCGAGATGCGTAAAAAAGGCGTTGAAGTATCTGCCCAAACCAATCATTTTGTGATGGAGTCGCTTTTTATGACTATCACTAATGCTAACTTCGACAAAGCTCGTTTTGTAACCCGTATTAAAGAAGCTATAGTTTTGCGAGATAAACTTGCAGCGGAAGCAGGAAACATAACTATCGATTGTGATTGTATGACCTGGAAAGGAAATACTCTGGAAGAGATGGAAGCAAAAGCCACTACAGTGGGAGTGCTTAAAACGGAAAATGAAGATATTCGCTCGCTTAGAGAACTACTTACATACGGTTTAAAAGGAATGGCAGCATACGCCGAGCACGCTGTCAATCTTGGTTTCGACGATGATACTATACAAGCCTTTATGCAAGAAGCCTTAGTTGCTACTACGCAAAATCTTTCTGCCGACGAATTAACGGCTCTGGTTATTAAATGCGGTGAATATGGTGTAAAAACAATGGCTCTACTCGACAAAGCAAATACATCAACTTATGGAAATCCTGAAATAACTAAAGTAAATATTGGTGTGCGTAATAATCCTGCCATACTAATATCAGGACACGACTTGCGTGATATGCAAGATCTACTTGAACAAACCGAAGGTACGGGCATTGATGTTTACACTCACAGCGAGATGCTTCCTGCTCATTACTATCCTGCATTTAAGAAATACAAACACTTTGCAGGCAACTATGGTAGTGCTTGGTGGCGTCAGAATGAAGATTTTGAATCATTCAATGGGGTTATATTGTTTACAACCAATTGTATTGTACCTCCTCGCTCTATTTCTACTTACGCCGACCGCGTTTACACTACTGGAGCAGCAGGATTTACTGGATTTCCTCATATTGCAGACCGCAAGGAAGGTAAAGCTAAAGATTTTTCTAAACTAATCGAACACGCCAAACAGTGTAAAGCTCCTACCGAAATCGAAACAGGAGAAATAATCGGAGGCTTTGCTCACGCACAAGTATTTGCATTGGCAGACAAGGTGGTAGATGCCGTAAAATCGGGTGCTATACGCAAGTTTTTTGTTATGGCAGGTTGCGACGGTCGTATGAAAAACCGCAGCTACTATACCGAATTTGCAGAAAAACTACCTAAAGATACTGTTATCCTTACCGCTGGCTGTGCCAAATATCGCTACAACAAATTACCGTTAGGCGATATAGGCGGTATTCCTCGAGTTTTAGATGCCGGTCAATGTAACGATAGCTATTCGCTTGCACTAATAGCATTAAAACTCAAAGAAGTTTTTGAACTAAATGACATAAACGAATTGCCAATAGCTTATAATATCGCGTGGTATGAACAAAAAGCAGTAATAGTGCTTCTGGCTCTACTTTCTTTAGGAGTTAAGAATATCCACTTAGGACCAACATTACCGGCATTCCTTTCTCAAAATGTAGCCAAAGTACTAATAGACACATTCGGCATTGGAGGCATCACAACTCCCGATGAAGATATGAAAATGTTTTTAGGATAA
- a CDS encoding riboflavin synthase (product_source=KO:K00793; cath_funfam=2.40.30.20; cog=COG0307; ko=KO:K00793; pfam=PF00677; superfamily=63380; tigrfam=TIGR00187): MFSGIVEEAAIVVGRKEEQGNLHLTMTCSFVNELKIDQSVSHNGVCLTVVNITDDTYTVTAIKETLDKSNLGLLKVGDKVNLERSMMINGRLDGHIVQGHVDQTATCTKVEENDGSWYFSFEYDFNKEMAKQGYMTVEKGSVCVNGVSLTVVNSKNNSFQVAIIPYTYEFTNFHQIKADSVVNLEFDIIGKYISKINSI; encoded by the coding sequence ATGTTTTCAGGAATAGTTGAAGAGGCGGCCATTGTTGTTGGTCGTAAAGAAGAGCAAGGCAATCTACACTTAACAATGACCTGCTCGTTTGTAAACGAATTAAAGATAGACCAAAGTGTTTCGCACAATGGTGTATGCCTTACAGTAGTTAACATAACAGACGATACATATACAGTAACGGCAATAAAAGAAACTCTCGATAAGTCGAACCTTGGATTATTAAAAGTGGGCGACAAAGTAAACTTAGAAAGAAGTATGATGATTAACGGTCGCTTAGATGGACATATAGTTCAAGGACACGTAGACCAAACTGCAACCTGCACCAAAGTTGAAGAAAACGACGGTAGTTGGTACTTCTCGTTCGAGTACGATTTTAATAAAGAGATGGCAAAACAAGGCTATATGACTGTAGAAAAGGGCTCTGTTTGTGTAAACGGAGTTAGTCTTACAGTAGTTAATTCTAAAAACAATAGCTTTCAGGTTGCTATAATACCTTATACTTATGAGTTTACAAACTTTCATCAAATAAAAGCAGACTCGGTAGTTAATCTTGAATTTGATATTATAGGTAAATATATTAGTAAGATAAATTCTATATAA
- a CDS encoding CRP-like cAMP-binding protein (product_source=COG0664; cath_funfam=1.10.10.10,2.60.120.10; cog=COG0664; ko=KO:K21563; pfam=PF00027,PF13545; smart=SM00100,SM00345; superfamily=46785,51206) has protein sequence MKFIIYNFAKKELMNANLLFFCTMCRDKSPKEIEEISCEIDHNVKYYKRGDIIASQGDRISHLYILTKGQVKTEIVSKSGLTVSVEEIKAPYPLAAAFIFADNNRFPVEVTAMEDSEVILISKSVIEKQMALCPGFLRGFMAFTANRVQFLSERLKIFSQKSIKAKIAYYILQHDKNGTFELGRSIASLSEYFGVERPSLSRAISEMARDGIIEFKAGKGKILKYNDLKELL, from the coding sequence ATGAAGTTTATTATATATAACTTTGCAAAAAAAGAACTTATGAACGCTAACTTACTCTTTTTTTGCACAATGTGTCGAGATAAATCGCCAAAAGAAATTGAGGAAATAAGCTGCGAAATCGATCATAATGTAAAGTATTATAAGCGTGGAGATATAATAGCTTCGCAAGGCGACCGTATTTCTCATCTATATATATTGACTAAAGGGCAGGTTAAGACCGAGATTGTATCTAAATCTGGGCTTACCGTTTCTGTTGAAGAGATTAAGGCACCTTATCCCTTAGCTGCAGCATTTATATTTGCAGATAACAATCGTTTCCCTGTTGAGGTTACGGCAATGGAAGATAGTGAAGTTATACTGATTAGTAAATCTGTTATCGAAAAACAGATGGCTCTTTGTCCTGGCTTTTTGAGAGGGTTTATGGCTTTTACGGCTAATCGTGTACAGTTTCTATCGGAAAGGCTAAAAATATTTTCTCAAAAAAGTATAAAGGCGAAGATTGCGTACTATATTCTACAACACGATAAAAATGGAACCTTTGAGTTGGGTAGGAGTATAGCATCGCTGTCTGAATATTTTGGGGTAGAACGTCCATCTCTTTCAAGAGCTATTTCTGAAATGGCGCGTGATGGTATAATCGAATTTAAGGCAGGGAAAGGCAAAATATTAAAATATAATGATCTGAAAGAATTATTATGA